The Amblyomma americanum isolate KBUSLIRL-KWMA chromosome 11, ASM5285725v1, whole genome shotgun sequence genome includes the window CCGACGAGGGGTACTGTGCCGAATGGGTGGGGGGTGCGGAGAGCGTTTCCACGGGCGTCATCAGGGACCACCGGTCGCCCAGGCTCTGGGAAGCCAcaacagcagcggtggcggcggcagcgaggCATAGCCGCTTAGGAAACAGCGCCACCGCCCGGGAAAGTGGCGCATGGCCCAACTTTGGGGACTTTAACCCTTTGCGGTCATCAGACAGGATGTCCCAGTTCCAAACACCCATCACTGGCTTGCTTTCGTTGCAAATATGGTGCCCCCTCCCTTAAACAGGTGGAGACAGTAGGTTTGGTTTCTTTCTGTAGTAAACATGGACACAGCCACTGTTTCGGCATTTTAATTTATTAGAATTCTATGCTTGTCAACTCTAGGAGCCAGACAGATGGCGAGTGAGCAAACAGCAATTATATTGCGGTTTTGTAACCTTCACGTGACCTTACATGTGATGTTATAGCTTGCATGCTGAAGCCGAAACCACACTGGAGTAGTTCAGCTAATTGTGTACTATGCATAGGGGAATTTGATGTGGTGATCCATGTTTACTAATGACctgcattattaaaaaaaaaaatggcaacattTACAACATGCCTACATCCAAATTTTATTGACCCTGTACATAATTCACTGTACATTTTCTTCCCTCGGTTTTGTTTGCACCCCAGGGAAAAACACAAGGCCGACCACTGAACATAAGTGCCACGGCACACCTATGTGATTTTTTTAAAACTCATGTCTTGCGGAATCACCTCGCATGAGGCTCAATGACAGTACAGGTGATTCCTGTGAGGATGACACTGGACTCCCTCTGGCAATGAGGCACACAGAGGTCGTCTGAAAACCCCACTAAAGCAAAGGGTGAAAAGAAGGTTACACCGCAACGCAGAGAGCAAACACCACAGCCTCTGCCCAAGGAAGTGCTCTGGGCACTCAAACAAAAAGTCAGATCAATGCTGAAAGGCCGACAGATGCAGGGATGGGGCCCGGCAGATGTTCCGCAAAGCATTTTTACTCCACAGCAGGCTTTCTTCCCGGAGCCTGAAATTTGTGAAACAGTTCCCGCTCAGCAGCCACAAAAAGATTGGCCCAACTCCTCGACCGCAAAGGGTTAGGGGTGAGTGACCAGCTTGTGAAGCAGCTAACAAAGCAGGCATGGCAGAGAGGCATGCACAACATTTGCTACCCACCACACTGCCCTCAGAGTATGAACAAGAGGAAAGCTGTGCCATGTTTCATGGTGCTTGCCTGCTACAATGTCCAAGCGAAGCCATCTAGGAACCCAAAGCTTATATAAACAAACGTAACACAGGAAGTTGCTCTGCGATGTATAATGAGCTTATCCTGTCCATTTCTCTCAGTCCCTGAGGTGCATACTTTTCAAACCCCAATGCCTAGGATGACATACACAGCTTAGACAACGAGACCTGCAAAATATCCGGAAAGCCGTCACCAACCCTTCCGTGGTTGGCTGTCATCTAGGGCAGTGGATAAATGACGGTATTATTGTTATTTTGGTAGGAAGACACAGCACTCTTTTCAACATTTTAGTCTGATGTGGTGGAATCGCAAGGAAACCACATATGTACCCTGCCCTCAACTTCAACACAGCTGGCCTCTAAAGGAGAAATTAttggtgacaaaaaaaaatttaaaatacagGGGAAGGGAGGGGGCAGGGCACatggcaagcaagcaagcaacgcATGAAACAGAGCAAAATGAGGTGGCCCACAGCAGCCATAGCAAAAGCAATGTGCACGGTAGAGGAGGCGGTGCACCACAGCCGAGCATTGGCGTGCCTTGTGTTGCAGCAGGAGCTTATGTTCACAGGTGCTCAGAACTCGGGTACATGATCCTTTCTCAGACTGGACACCCCACAATCCTGACCACATCATGAGACAAAGCTACGACTTCTGGGGCTGTACATTTTAAAGGACGGAGAGGGGCCAGACTTCCAACTACCCCCCTTCCCCGCTTTCTACAGCTTGGCTAACCCCGCCAGGAAGCTTGAAAAAGCAGTGATCTACAAAAAAATACTGCAAACCAGCAGTCACAAAACAAACAAGACAGTCACCAGCCCAATTTTAAGGCTTGAAGGAGACAGGAAAGAAATTTCTAATAACTGggcagtaaaaacaaaaaacactaaTTGTGTGGCTTCATGGGACGGCTCTGTGAAACTGTCTACATAACGAACAAGACCGTGTTTTCAACATCTGAAAAACTGCTCGGCCCCTGTATTTGAAAACAGCTGCCTGCACTAGAAATGAATGCTACTTGCACCAGGAACAACTACTCAGTAGCATTACTGCAAGCTTCGACTAGCAGGACCAGCGCTCGCTAGGGCAAGGAGTATACAGCTTGGTACGTTGGAGTGGTGCACCTCCTGTCGGCACACTGGGCTTGCATTTCAGGTAACTGCAGTGCCACCTGATGCGTAAGGTTTACAGTTTTCAGTACCTCTGCCATCACACAACCCGCAACTTTGGTCCTCTTGTGGAGAAGCTCCACAAAGCGCATTTTGATAGCCTGCGCTATCAGTCTTTGGATAACTGAACCAACAGAGCACTGCCATTCCCTTGAGCACTCCCTCAACCAGGGCCTCTATCTTCCAACAAATTTTCTCCCAATTCGTTCTTTTGCTTTTGTAGAGACCGGCCCTCTACAAACTCAACCAAAGTTGTCAAGCAGCACACCCCAGTGCCTATTGACTCGATAAGAGCTTTCAAGGATGACAATTATGTCGAGCACAAAATCACGAGTAATGTTTCTGCCTTGGTCTCGCAAGTTTTCTGGGTTGCGACTCAGCTTGGCATTCATGACAGCTCAACAAGCAATGCAAATCGCCAGCTAAGCAATGCAGGAGCCAAGGAAGCAAAAGGATGAACTGCATAAgtaaatggtttggtttagggggggtttaacgtcccaaagcggctcatgctgtgagagacgctgtagtggagggctccggaaatttcgaccacctggggttctttaacgtgcactgacatcgcacagtacacgggcctctagaatttctcctccaccgaaattcgaccactgcggccgggatcgaacccacgtctttcgggccagcagccgagtgccataaccactcagccaccgcggcggatagcaTAAGTAACTGTCACAGGAAAAGACATCACTGAGTAGCCACCCACAACTGTCGCTCTACTGCCACCTTGAGAAGCGAGACTCACCAGAGCGGGCAGCTCAGTGCCGTGGTTGAACGTGCTGTCGCCCTCGAGGGATGGCTGCGGAGCCACCTCTGAAGACGAGGCGGGAGCCACAGCTGGGGACGCCTTGAGCGGCTCCAGCTTTGGGGGTCCCACGTGTGGAAGCGGCTCAACCACAACACTCAGCTCCTGCGAGGAAGAGCCGGCACAGGTCTCCGAGACGCACTCGCAGCGCAGCTCACCCATATGAACGTGAAAACGGACCAATTCCCACACTGCTCACTACACCCAAACACCGCTTCTGATCCACCTCCTGCAATCATGCTAGCACCAAACATGAGACATGTTTCAACCACACTGTGGTTCGTGAAGAAGGTGTAATCCACAAGCGCCACATCACATTTGCCAAAGGTTGCCTTTCAACAAAgagaaaaagcattttttttctccttcatgACAAAGAAGATGACAGTAACCAGTGTGCCGCATTGAAAAATTGCAAACGCCAACCTAAACCGAGAAAAACAGCAGTGCCATTAAGGAAAATTCACGAGAAAATGGgtttttcaattttgtcatgtTCGGATTCACGAGGTCATTTTGCATCTGACGTCGAATTTTTATAAAGAAATAGCCAGTATTTGCTTAGTAATAGCCATTTAAATTTCCGAACGCGCACGATTTGCCTTTTAAACTGAGGTCAAATCATGCCTCGCCGTCGCTCGGTACCTACGTGCTCCCCCGACGCCTTTATGGTCTCGTTCGAAAGCTCCCGCCTCCAGCTTTTTTTTAGATCGGTAAGCAACGCTGGGATTTTTCAGTTCGTGGACAAAATGACCGCAAAGAAAACGCGCGCCGCGTTGTCATTGGTTAGAAAAGCCATGTGATCAAAATGGCGCTCTGTGATTGGGTAGGCCTAGGGTTAGGCAGCTTGTCTGCTCCAGAAGCGCGGCACCATTTTGAGAGAGAGTGCCGCGCGGCGCGTGTGGATGAAGTATCACTCGCTTGATCGGTTCGGCACCCAGAAACGGAGAAAACGCAAAAGGCACAAGGAGCCTGGACTATCGCAGCCTCCGCACAACGAAGGTCAAAGTGCGGATGGCGCACTGCCAACCGCACCATGAACGACAGTGAAGCGCATCGTGAACCCGCGCCGTCAACGACGACATATCACTAGTGCCATTGCCGGCTCCGCTCCCgagcaaaaacgaagaaaacgcTGTTCGAATTGATGCAGCCTCAGCAGGGCGAAGGTCCAAGTGTTGTTGGAGCACTGCCAACCACATCCTGAACGGCCTTGAAATCGCGTTGCGGACCCGCGCCGTCAACGACGACGCATCGCCAGTGCCGCCGCTGGCTCCACTTCCaagcaaaaacgaagaaaacgcAGTTCGAGTCGACGCTGCAGTTGACGCAGCCTCTGCAGGGCGAAAGTCAAAGTGTGGTTGGCGCGTTGCCAACCGTGTCGTGAACAACTGCGCTCCACGCGTCGCGGACCCGCGCCGTGGATGACAATACACCTCCAGTGCCGTTGCTGGCTCTGCTCCCGGGCAAAAACGATGTGCGGCTCGAGTTACGCCAGCCGCGTATGCATCAATGCTGGAATTATGACCTATAGCGATGTGGTCGAAAGTAGTGCCCGTGAACGAGTGATACTTCGTTTTGAATTGACGCTAGCGACAACGCAAAAGATGAGCATTTCGTCGCGTCTGTTTCTGAGGTTCCACCAAGAAGCAAAAGTTATCTGTGGGCATCATTAAGATGGCAAAAAGGCGGCAGAGAGATCAAATGCAGAGAGATGAAATGCATCCTGATTATGCCCCTGGTGCATTCCTACGAGTTTGAAGTCCTGTCGCATACAGATGGTTGGAAACGTTTTTTGTCGTTTTCTCAGAACACCAATTTTTACAGATTTGCAATAGTGCAGGGATGATATCTCTGGTTCTAAGTGGGCTAGCTTCATAATTCTTTTTTTGTTGGAAAGATGAACTCACAGAAAGTGAAATAAGACTAAATCAAGACCAGTTGCCGATCAGCATAATTTTAAACAATACATTTCGTCTGAGCCGCCATATTGAATTTTCCTTGGTAAAGTTTAATGTGCAGTAACTTCTGTTAAAATGGGCCTAAAACAACCATTTTTGTCTTATTGCACTCCATGGACATTCTAGATCTTGTCTGTATGCTGAACTTCACCATGGCATTTACTGTTACAAAATTAAGTTACCTGCATGTTCCACACAAGGATTGCACAATAGTATCTTGAGAACAACTTGTTTCACAGAAAAACTaaaagcatatttgaaatcagcatattGAAATAGTAAAATTGGTTAAGTTTCACGAATATctatcaagaaataaaaaaaatatttctaagaGGGGTGTCCCCCCCTTAAATATACCACCAGTTCAAATCTGAAACCACTGGCCTTCTCCATTAATCCATCACCACTCATCCAAGCATCTTTACTCACATCTGCTGTCTCTCTATCTCCAAGATTGCCCTCGTCGCAATTCCTGGCATCCTGCACGACGTACAGACAGGCTCAGTGCAATGTCCCCGTGGCGCCCTACATTTTCACTGACCACGAGGCACCTTCGTTGTGCATTCTTTAATTATCAATCCACTTCTgaatgaccttttttttttttttccttctccgaGAAAGGAAACAGCTAGCCTGTGATGGCCCTGCACATTTCTAGGTGCTCAAAAGAAGCCATCATTGACACAACAGAAACCACCAAGAAGACGGGGATGGAGAAAGTTTTCAGTTGGCTTCTCGTGCTCTGACAAAGCTCTTTAATAGTACAAGTTGCAAAACTGCTTCAAAACCTGGCTATTCCCTACAGTCACACTGCAGAGGTTAATTAATGCCCCACGTGACATGACAGACCGTTGCACCCAAATTTTTGGCCACAAAATTTTGACGCAAGGCTTCTATATTGGGAGTATCACAACCGGTATAGTTAACGAGAACTGGTCattccccccaccccctctcACCGTCCAAATGTCAGCTCACCTGCACCAAGCTGCTGTACTGGCTAGGGCTGCTGGCCCCCTTGGTGGGGGAAGCATCGCAGCTGTTGGTGCTGCTGGTGCGGGGCCGGCGGGCACGCTTGGTCTTTTCACTGCCACCCTGGCCCCCCTTGAGTGGGCCCTTGCGCTTTGACAGCGACCCCTTGGAAGGTCGCCTCGCCTTCTTGGGCTCCTCGTCACCGTCCTCGTCTTCCGGGTCATAGATCTCCGTGCCATCCGTGTCGCCGCCACCCACAGTGTCCTCTTCCGGTATGAGGCAGTTCTTGTCCAGGATGGGGTGCCGCTTGGACTTGGACTTGATCCTGCACCCACGGCAAGGCAACCAAACAGGAACACTCGTACTGATGCTTGCTAAAGAGGTCATCAAAAAAGTTAGGTACGTAGGAAGATGTGGTGGGATGGGATAAAGAAGGAATAAGTTGCCACTGCAGAGGACATGAAATGTAAAAAGATGCTTAAGGCAGAACGCTGTGGACTTGGGAAGCTGTCAGCAACACAATATTAATACcctatttactcgcgtaatgaacccactcgcataatgaacctgCCCCCCACTTTGTCcgtcagaatttactttttttttcagcctttagctttttgtagcTGGGTCCTCAGTTTTCGCGCCATCGGCAGTGCAGActttggcagtgcgccaagatgctgtcagcccccccccccccccccccccccataacatcacttgtttatcttttgaggagagctcctgccagaagGAAGGGGGGAGGCGCAGTGCAGGTAGCGCactccttggcagcgcgccaagatgctgcctGCCCCCGATAACACCACACCACTTGCTTAtctgaggagagctcctgccagaggggtGGGGAGAGGGGGGAAAGCGCGGTGcactcggcgaacttggcagatattacgcactcgtcACCGTCCTGTGTGTTTCTTAACCTCCTGTAAAAAACGCGGCTGACCTTCATGTGGTGTTCGGCATGTTCGTGCACAAATTGCGGATCAGATCATGTCAAAGCCAACCATGCTAAACACCAGCGGCACGAACGCGTCGGACTACGGGCGTTTTGTGCAGACTTCCGGAAGGACAGATGGTCTGGATCAAATAGGGTAAATAGGGTAAGGAGGTGTGATATGAAATATCGACCCTTCTAAAAAAATCAGTTGAAACTATTTTTacccgcgtaatgaaccctccccacTAACTGATGTCAACTTCTCTGGAAAAAAGTCGGTTCATTATGCGACGAGCAAATACCAGTTagccttcctttttttccctATTCATAGCCTATCAAGAGAACTTATGCCACCCTAAGAGAGCCATCCCTAAAGCTACACCACAGAATATGCATAACAACTTGGTGTGCATTCAGAATCCATATGAATTTTATCACTTTAAGCATAAGCTCCATGAATACAGTAGAATTTCAACAATAAGAATGACATGGAGTAACGAAACAATATTCGTATCATCCATAATTGGCAAAATGCGCAAGTAGAAGCATGGCAAAACCAAAGTTTTGCACGATCTCAGCGTCAATTTCCTCAGCCTCATTTCAGAGAGCAAGTGACTGCAATACCAGGACAGATTTCTTGGCCTTTGACCGCAACAAACCAATTCTGCTAACACTAATTCCAACTCTACCAGCAACGCGTGGCCCAGTGGTGAACACCCTAACTCGCAGCACCATCTCATACTAACGGCACTCGAAGCCAAGCACAGCAGGCCAGTGGGGCACACTCACATGGAGCGCAGCATGGCCATCTCGAGGTGGGTGGGCGCCCGGGCAGCCACCTTGCTAGAGGGATCCTCTGGGTGGCACCCCACGTCCTGGCCGGCCAGCCACAGCTCATACCGCTCAGGCTGGAACTTCTTCACGAAGATGTCCATGCTGATCTTGACACAGTCCTGGCGGCACAGGCACtgcaaagaggggggggggggggaacggacTGCATGAGTCCACGAGTCTTCCACGGATTGCCAACGACAAAGTGAATTCCGCCGCCACAGCACAGAAACTAACTCAACTCACCCTGCTGCTATGCCACAGAGCACAGCAGACAAGCTAGACCAGACAATGTACACGCCACTCTTGTTACTGACTCAAATGGACAACGGGTGCTTGTTACAATAGCATGCTATGCAGTCGCATTCAGCGAACCACAAAGAcagtcatgtaaaaaaaaaaaaaagtggtgtctTTCCAGTCAGGATCAAATAGGGTAAGTTAGCATAGCCAATGCATTGGGCACAAGTGATAGGTGAGGTTCAGTCCATCGAGGCTGCGCATAGGTAATGAAAAGTGACTGCTACACAGGACTCCAGATAAGTTCCAACCACCCAGGTTTCTTCAGTGTGCATCGACATCACATAGCACACAGGCATTAGTTGCATTTAGCCACCACTGAAATGCAGCCGCTACTGCTCGGATTTGATCCTGCACCCTCGTGCTTAGCAGATGAACGCTCCCGAGTCCGCTACCAAGTCACCGCAGGGAGTAAAAGGCACATAGAAAAATGCCACTGAACTCTTTAGTGCGGGACCAATGCAGGCGGCACATTTTGATGTCAAATACAAGAGGCCAACAAGTATAGGCACTGTTACATCTGTTATTTCATTACAGTGCACTTTGTTTTAATAGGGTAAAACTGCAAATACACGCAAATTGAAACAACCCGCACGCTGTCAGAACAGCGGCACGGACGATGCTCAGGACATTTTGCAAGCAGAGGTGACAGAAAGTGGGACAACTTTGCTGAGATCAGGAACTGCAGCATGAAATCGGACTGAGGGTCTGCTTTCTGAACCCCACACAGGTGCGAGATGCATATCTGAACTACAATCCCAGTTCAAGGCTCCAGTGCAACcaggcaataataataaaaaaaaaagcctgaaatGAACCCAGCCAGTTCTAACATGAGCCTCACCTGAGAGGCCCGTTTGCCGTACTCGACCCAGCGGGGCAGGGCAAAGTTGGTGGACTCTGCACAGTTGAAGCCATGGTTGAAGCCCGCATGATACCCGTATGGGAAGGTGATCATGAATTCCCCAGGCTCCTGGGTGATCTGCAACCAAGCCAATGTGAGCAATGCTGCAGTCACCACACGTACAGACATTCATCTCACCACCGGAGGGCCGCATGCCTACTATGAAATTTTACTTGAACATTCACCCTGCCACAGGTAGCAGAAATTTTAAGACGAGAACTGCCTCGGATAGCCCTGCCTTGTGCAGGTGCGATAAAGCCAAATACCACAAATCAAACTGCACATAATTAGAACAAATTTCTGGAGTGGCCTTGGCTTCTTCCCTGCTGCACAAGACAGCTTCCCAAGGAGCTTCGTGGGCGATCAAGGAAGGTACCGCATGTGCCCACCTTGTTGTACGGGATGGAGTACTGGCGCAAGATCTGGGGCGAGATGACGGTCATCTTGTGGCGGAGAAAGGCGGAACACTCCTGGGCCGTGCTGTGGAAGAAGCCTGCGGCCAGGCGCTCCAGCCGGCGGCCGTGCTCCGGGGGCACGCAGTACCACGACTTGGGCGCCCCAAAGTGCAGGTAGTTGATGGAGTAGAGGTCCATGTCTTCCGTGTGCCATGCAAAAGTGGTCTTCCACATGCCAAAGTACAGGTAGGCTGTGTTGACACCCTCGATCTTGATGCCATAGTCCTGGCCCACCAGGTCCAGGATCGTGTTCAGGTGGTTGATGTTGAACTCCTGCGGCATCGTCAAAGGCGTAGCCATTCACAATGTGCACAGCCACAGTGGAGAGCATAGACCAAAACAGGAATTCTTCTCCTGTAGCATTTAATTTTACGGATATAGTAGAACTGTgatgctccatttttttttttccttgtcccaAACAGCACGCAAGGCTGATATTCTAGCAGCCAAAAATTTCAGAAGCATCAGGTGTACTCGCCTGGTCCAAGCAACGATTTTAGATTCAGTGCCACCTGTGCAAAACCAAAGAAGTGACAGGAACATAAAAACAAGGAAAGATACCAGATCGTATTCCTTAAAATTGTTAGATATCAGATCAAATTCCTTCAGCCCTGTGAAACTGTGCTTTGTACAGCCCTGTTCTAGTGAAGTGCCTTCTAGCCTGGCTCTTGCACCCGCCATGGTACACTAATGACAAGGAAATTCTGCTGTCGAGTGCAAGGCTGCAGGTTCAGTTTAGAGCCACACTGGTTGCATTTAGATGAAggcaaaataataaaaagtgTCAGATCAAAGTGCCTCTAGAAGTAAGAATCCTCATGGGGCTCTCAATCACGACGTTCTGAACAGACCAAATGGAGATCTGAAATATAGAAGTGCATCGCTATTTCGTATTTACTCCAAATCTGACAAAACTGACAAACCGCCACACCCATTCAAGCAGCAGAGTGCAGCATTGAATAGATCCTCCCCTTAACCGCTAATGTTGGTATCATCATGCTGCATACTGTCCACATCTAAAGGCATCACTGGGTACCAGTCCGACGAATATACACAGTGCGCCTGTGTTCCTTGCTTCCAAGATGGCTGTTCTGGCATATGCTGGGCACACAGTGTCATCGTGAAGCTTTCCAAGCAGTAAGGAGAAAAGACTGACAAATGTTTACACACTGCCACATAAAGCGACAATCAACGATAGCTACTGCGCATGCCAGTAAAAAAACATCGCTCACGAAGCACACAGTACCAGCTATCCTATCCAATCCCCCCTTACTCGTCCTCACACTTGACTGTATGGATGTCTACAAGAGCATCAAGGACTCAGGGGCTTcattaccgtatttattcgaatctaagCAGGCAGTTCTTTAAGAACACAAGAAACAAAACTCTTAGGTCAGCCTAGATTCGAGGATTTATAGACATTTCGTAAAACATGATGACAGCGCCTCCAAACTGCAAAAACAGCGTACAGGCAGTGCTGCCACAAGTCTCCATCAGACGGTAGCACTGTAGCCACCACTATTTGTAGCTGTAGCCGTGAGAAGCACGCGTGACTGGCCACAATTCTGACCACGTTTACTATTCGTGCAACATCTCGATGGGAAGCATTAGCACATTCAGCGTTTGTCTAAATGCTGCCTTCAAATAGGAAGTTGCGCTTGCAGCACAGCAGTCTTAAAACATCCATACCGGGCAAGACTGTGGCACCGATAAAAGAATGTTAGTCATCAGATGCAGTAGCCTGACAACGTTTCTGCTTGCACTTCAAGGAGAAAGGCCTCAATGGACCCACAAAAAAGGCATTGAGTGAGCCGGGGCAGTTTTGTGGAAAATAAAAGCGATTTGCATTTTCACCAGCTTACATCtgacgaaagttttttttttctctcgccttTAACTTTTGGGTGGCGGCTTAAAACTGAGGTTGGCCCAGATTCGAGTAATTAAAGTAGCAGGTATcactgtaaaaataaataaataaaataaacagatCACAAGGCCCGGCCCACCTTGACACCCGGGTCGTACAGGGATCCCGACACATCAGCACCGTAGATGGGAGGGTTGAAGGCAATGTTCTTCCAGTACTTGCGCTCCAGGTCCTCGTAGTCAAAGTGGGACGGCGTCTTGTAGCGGTCACTCTGGGCAAGCCGCCTGAACTCCTTGACCGTCATGGCTTTCTTCTGGATGTTGTACTGCTGGTACAAGCCCTGGCCGCCCGACACCACTTGGGAGATGGGCGACGGGATCGTCATGACGATGTCGTCGTAGCCACCTTTCCGCGGGATCCACTCCTTCGGTGGTATGATCTGAACGTGTAAAAAAACGCCAGGAGAATTGTTCAGGACAAAGTACAAAGAATGGACAATGGGCAGACTTCCACACAAGCAGCATGACAGAACCTGCACAAAACCAACACTAGGAAGGCCTCGGAATGACTCAGCCGAACTGCCCAATGGTTCAAAAGTAAGCTTCCATCACTGCATGTGTGTAGCCTCTGCATAGGTCATAATGCAGCTAGCCACTGCTGTGTACTTAAAAGCCAATGTTCTCTAGCAGTATTCCTTGTGTAACCTTCTTGACACATCTCAGGTATGTTGCCTTCGATTTTCACATTGAAACATGAGCAACGAAAACAAGCAGTATTCACTGGTTAACAAATTTAAGCACTTTCGACCAGCACTGCTTTCAGATTCGCCCACAGGGTCCTGGGCGGTGACGGCAAGTTGAAACTAGAGGCAACTTTAACCTACTCGAGCTCCACCCAAAAGCAAGCTACGGTCCAACTGCCGGCCGCAGGCCGGTTAACACGATATTCGGAGATTTGTCTGCACAACCAAAGAACATAAGGGACGTATACAAATTAAAAACGAGCACATGAAAGTGCAAGTATCTCCAATAGTAAAGTGAACAGTCGGTTGGCACACAAAAATCAATTCTGTTCTTAGTTCCGCACCAAAGTAAAAAATGTCTCGTTGGCATTATCCCTCCAGAGGAAAGTTATTTAGGTCAACGGAAAAAGTTTGCTTTCCGCTCATACTCGCCATGTAATCCATGCAGATCATGCATTCCCTTTCACACTGCAGCTACTTGCACATGATCATTTGTTTTTCTCACCAGCTTGCACTAAGAAATTAACAGTTGCTGGTTTGCCACAGTGCTTGTTGTATATATGTATTCATATAGCCGAAGGCTCTTTTGCTTCTGGTCATTACacaaggaaagagaaaaagaaagggagcAGGGGTATATTGTATAAATATGAAGGAAAATTAGCACAGGGGACAAAATGATAGGTTATAATAGAAGCATACAGCAGTTTGTGGAGGAAAGGCTattaaaagaagaagaagaagaaagcgtGCTCCTGTGCCAATGTGCTCTGCATTCTATGTCGCACAAGGATTTGAGGATACAGTGCAGCATACCTTGGCCAGTCCCGCCTTGTGGGCTCCTTGGGACTCCATGTACTCGAGGTACACTGAGAAGTCCTGCATATCGTCCAGCGTGGGCCGGAAGACCATGATCTTGGGCACGCTCGAGGTGCCACCACCCCCCGTGGTGCCACCACCAATCCTCTCCATGGTGGAGGGAGTCACCTGCCTCTTCCCTCTCCTGGGAAAGAACAGTACAAAGAGAGAGAACACATGCAAGAGTTTCAAAGGTTAATGACCACTGGACTTTCACGTGCCAAAGCAAGGCACACAAGAAAAACTGGAGGGGGCTccagattcatcatcatcagccagactacgcccactgcagggcaaaaaggcc containing:
- the LOC144111417 gene encoding lysine-specific demethylase 4A-like isoform X7, yielding MERIGGGTTGGGGTSSVPKIMVFRPTLDDMQDFSVYLEYMESQGAHKAGLAKIIPPKEWIPRKGGYDDIVMTIPSPISQVVSGGQGLYQQYNIQKKAMTVKEFRRLAQSDRYKTPSHFDYEDLERKYWKNIAFNPPIYGADVSGSLYDPGVKEFNINHLNTILDLVGQDYGIKIEGVNTAYLYFGMWKTTFAWHTEDMDLYSINYLHFGAPKSWYCVPPEHGRRLERLAAGFFHSTAQECSAFLRHKMTVISPQILRQYSIPYNKITQEPGEFMITFPYGYHAGFNHGFNCAESTNFALPRWVEYGKRASQCLCRQDCVKISMDIFVKKFQPERYELWLAGQDVGCHPEDPSSKVAARAPTHLEMAMLRSMIKSKSKRHPILDKNCLIPEEDTVGGGDTDGTEIYDPEDEDGDEEPKKARRPSKGSLSKRKGPLKGGQGGSEKTKRARRPRTSSTNSCDASPTKGASSPSQYSSLVQDARNCDEGNLGDRETADELSVVVEPLPHVGPPKLEPLKASPAVAPASSSEVAPQPSLEGDSTFNHGTELPALVAHKYPLGGEEEVTTTPGTPHKICFSTAVRRQPLHPTPKKAKASHPADIMGQGEDSSDEGWSSAGDVSTSKGSGSNGEPSAAAHGSSGGGSGGAGLGAREPGSWAAAYMDLWSFRPASLYAERQLNRYSSTLEPHCALCLLFRPLQYLREELPREQPVVPESSTVWMPALCFVNGGLDVMRSAEVNMPEIPDADVTSSELLVCSSCSVCVHAHCYGVTMPVCKETWKCDRCAVQPLSVECCLCSLRGGALKQTTHGRWVHLVCALLVPEVHLVDPRARSPIDVLRVTPQRARLRCTFCHKLRDRLGCPLESGACIQCASGKCTTAFHVTCAHAAGVTFVTSDWPRPIFIKCTKHVAPLQSDVKRPPTEPLPPLEPGTRVVAKHKNGRYYWGRVTGSRTQDLYSVDFEDNSSSNNLLPEDIVDRNCVQLGPPNLGDVVSVHWTDGRVYSAVFKGFRTTNFYTVVFEDESERTAKREDIYADGEELPKRVKSRLSEATEMQHTGLFEEQPVEGRRRRALNVRYIDDDILLL
- the LOC144111417 gene encoding lysine-specific demethylase 4A-like isoform X9 translates to MERIGGGTTGGGGTSSVPKIMVFRPTLDDMQDFSVYLEYMESQGAHKAGLAKIIPPKEWIPRKGGYDDIVMTIPSPISQVVSGGQGLYQQYNIQKKAMTVKEFRRLAQSDRYKTPSHFDYEDLERKYWKNIAFNPPIYGADVSGSLYDPGVKEFNINHLNTILDLVGQDYGIKIEGVNTAYLYFGMWKTTFAWHTEDMDLYSINYLHFGAPKSWYCVPPEHGRRLERLAAGFFHSTAQECSAFLRHKMTVISPQILRQYSIPYNKITQEPGEFMITFPYGYHAGFNHGFNCAESTNFALPRWVEYGKRASQCLCRQDCVKISMDIFVKKFQPERYELWLAGQDVGCHPEDPSSKVAARAPTHLEMAMLRSMIKSKSKRHPILDKNCLIPEEDTVGGGDTDGTEIYDPEDEDGDEEPKKARRPSKGSLSKRKGPLKGGQGGSEKTKRARRPRTSSTNSCDASPTKGASSPSQYSSLVQELSVVVEPLPHVGPPKLEPLKASPAVAPASSSEVAPQPSLEGDSTFNHGTELPALVAHKYPLGGEEEVTTTPGTPHKICFSTAVRRQPLHPTPKKAKASHPADIMGQGEDSSDEGWSSAGDVSTSKGSGSNGEPSAAAHGSSGGGSGGAGLGAREPGSWAAAYMDLWSFRPASLYAERQLNRYSSTLEPHCALCLLFRPLQYLREELPREQPVVPESSTVWMPALCFVNGGLDVMRSAEVNMPEIPDADVTSSELLVCSSCSVCVHAHCYGVTMPVCKETWKCDRCAVQPLSVECCLCSLRGGALKQTTHGRWVHLVCALLVPEVHLVDPRARSPIDVLRVTPQRARLRCTFCHKLRDRLGCPLESGACIQCASGKCTTAFHVTCAHAAGVTFVTSDWPRPIFIKCTKHVAPLQSDVKRPPTEPLPPLEPGTRVVAKHKNGRYYWGRVTGSRTQDLYSVDFEDNSSSNNLLPEDIVDRNCVQLGPPNLGDVVSVHWTDGRVYSAVFKGFRTTNFYTVVFEDESERTAKREDIYADGEELPKRVKSRLSEATEMQHTGLFEEQPVEGRRRRALNVRYIDDDILLL